A segment of the Asinibacterium sp. OR53 genome:
GTTCATAGAAGCATTGATTCCTTTGTAGTACCAGTCTGCCGCAATAACACCCGGTATCCAACCCCTATATGCCGCTTCTGCTATGTTGAAACAAAGTTCCGGATAACCCAGCAGGATATAAGGTTCTGCGTTGGCCCCCGATGCAGAAGACATATACCTGTTGTAACTCAATGAAGAATATTTGCCATCGGTAGAGAAGTTAGACATCAACCCTTGCGACTTACCATTGTCTTCACCCACATAAGCAGTAAAATCACTTACCTGTTTGCCGGCTGCCAGTTGTGCAGGGGCCGGGATGGCCAGTACAAAAACACGGGGATCATTATAAGCTGCTGTTACATTGAAGAATGTCTGGCTGATATTTTCACAGTTATTATAAGGTGAATAACCCGAACGGTTGGGCGGATACAGGGTAACCGTAGTATAACGATAAACCATGTTATCGCTGTTCGAATTCATGATGGGGTAACTGGCAGGATTGGCAATGATATTTGCGAACTGGCTTTTAATGTTAAGGTCGGCATTGTCATCAGCTCTTTTGCTGAGGTCTATCAATACACGCAGTTTGTAAGTATTGATCACTTTACGCCATTGCAGATAAGTCAATCCAAATATATCACCGCTGGGGTCTACTTTAGTAGATGCCGTAGCAGTTGTGGTTAAATTTCCCAACAACGTGTTGGCCGTATCCAATAATGCCAGGCAGTTTTTATACACATCGTGCTGACTGTCATATACCGGTGTAAGGTTATTTTGGTTACCGGCCTGGGTCATGGGGATATCTCCTACCCTTTGTGTGAGCCAGATAAAAGCATAAGCCCTGAAAAACTTGCTCAACGCAAAATACACGTTCGTGGTATTGCCATACTGTTTCTGCGCCTGCTCTTCCAGTTTAGAGCAATACCTGATCATATCATACGTGTGATTGGTATTCGACCAGTTATACGAGTTGCCGCCGAAGTAGTAGGAATAGTTTGATACGATGTTCTGGTTATAACGGTATACCGCTGAGATAATGGGCTCTTCCTCTCTCATGAGATTGGCAGTAATATGGTTGAGGATCAAAGATGCAGGCACCGTGGCACTTTCTGCTGCAACGTTTGGATTAGAGAGCAGATCGCCTTTCTGACAGCTGCTTGCTATCAGCGTTATCGTTGTGAGGCTTATGAGGATATTTAAAAAATTTATTTTCATCTGTTAGGTTTTATAAGGTGAAGGATCAGATGGAATTAGAAACTAAGGTTGATGTTGAATCCGAATCTCCTGGCTGTAACGCTTTGTAAAACCCCGCCATTATTCAATGAACGGTCGGTATCGTTGTAGCCCGATGCGAACTGATCCAGGTCAATGTCTTTTCTCTTGGCCCAATACAACAGGTTCCTTCCCACCAGCGAAAAAGTGGCTGACTTGATGAACCTGCTTTTAGACAACAGACCGGCAGGCAGTGTGTAGCTGATGTTCACTTCACGCAGCTTAACAAAAGAGCGATCTGTCATCCAGTTTTCAGTTACGTTTCCAATACCGGAAGAAATGAATTTCTGCACTGTCGTGGCCTGGTCGTTCGGAGCGAAAGTGAGGTCTTTCAGGTTAATGATCTTACCGCCTGCATAAACAGGAGTACCTGAAATGATCTTTACACCCGGCGCTATATATTTAGCAGTAGGTGCAACACTGCCGTTGTTGGTCGATTGCCATTCTGCCAAACGGGCAGCACCAAAATATCCCGATGCGCTTTCATAGGCTGTACCACCGTTCATTCCGTCTTTATAAACTTCATCATAGATATGTCCGCCGATCCTTCCGTCGAATTGGAATCCTACGCTGAAATTGCGATAAGTGAACTTGTTGTTGATACCGAAAGTGAAATCAGGGTTTGCATATCCCAGGAAAGTATTGTTGTTGATATCGGAAGGCGCTCTCAAAGGCAATCCGCCATTGTAAATGATGTTATTGTTGCCATCCCGCACAAAGCCTACACCATAGATGGCATCCAATCTTTCTCCTTTTTTGTAATTGTGGCCATTCAAACTCAACACATTCTCATCGCCGTATATATCCTGTAATGTTTCTTTATAAGTAGCATAATTCACTGCTACATCCCAACTCAATCCCCTGACGCTTTTAATAGGCGATCCCGAAACGCTGATCTCATATCCTTTCTTCTCGGAAGTGATCGCATTCACATTCTGAGAGGTGTAACCGGTAGATGAAGGAACCTGCAATGCGAAGATCTGCGGGCCATTCAAACTGGTGAAGTAAGTGATATCCACCCCTAACCTGTTCTTCAGGAATTTCAAATCCAGACCGGCTTCATAAGAAGAAACCGTATAAGGCTTCAGCGCCTGGTTGGCGATTGTGCTGGTAAAATCTACTGACTGGCCATTGTTATAATAGGTTACCGTACTGTAAGCATTCTGGTTTTTGTAAGTAGGTCCATCGTAAGAACTGTAGAGGTCTGTTCCATATCCCAAAAACG
Coding sequences within it:
- a CDS encoding SusD/RagB family nutrient-binding outer membrane lipoprotein; translated protein: MKINFLNILISLTTITLIASSCQKGDLLSNPNVAAESATVPASLILNHITANLMREEEPIISAVYRYNQNIVSNYSYYFGGNSYNWSNTNHTYDMIRYCSKLEEQAQKQYGNTTNVYFALSKFFRAYAFIWLTQRVGDIPMTQAGNQNNLTPVYDSQHDVYKNCLALLDTANTLLGNLTTTATASTKVDPSGDIFGLTYLQWRKVINTYKLRVLIDLSKRADDNADLNIKSQFANIIANPASYPIMNSNSDNMVYRYTTVTLYPPNRSGYSPYNNCENISQTFFNVTAAYNDPRVFVLAIPAPAQLAAGKQVSDFTAYVGEDNGKSQGLMSNFSTDGKYSSLSYNRYMSSASGANAEPYILLGYPELCFNIAEAAYRGWIPGVIAADWYYKGINASMNLYGLSQGQTVTIGNVDGTKPNMGTATIDINGFLANPNVAFDITNGLTQILTQKYVAFFMNSGYESYYNWRRTGVPAFSQGGVGIGTPSNQIPLRWQYPQDEINFNNTNYTSSIGTQYGGKDDVTAKMWLIK